The region CGAGCGCGAGCTCACGAGTGGCGGTCTGCAGGTCGTCGAGAGGTACGACGCGGTTGACCATGCCGACCGCCTTCGCCTCCTCGGCGTTGATCGCGCGGCCGGTGAACAGGATCTCCTTGGCGAGGCGCGCGCCGAGCTCCCAGGTGTGCCCGTGGTACTCCACGCCGCCGATGCCCATCGCGACGACCGGGTCGGAGAACTTCGCGTTGTCCGCGGCGACGATCAGGTCACACGGCCAGGCGAGCAGCAGTCCACCGGCAATGCACACGCCCTGCACGGCGGCGATCGACGGCTTCGGCACGTTGCGCCAGTGCAGCGAGTAACCGACGTACTGGCGGGTCTCGATCTTGTAGATGTCCTGGACGGTCCACTTCCTCGCGGCTTCGGAGTCACCGCCGCGCATGTCGTGGCCGGAGGAGAAGTGCTTGCCGTTCGCGTTGAGGATGATGACCTTCACGTCGTCGTCGTTCTCCGCCATCGTCCAGCAGGCGTCGAGGCGGTGCAGCAGATCGGGGTTCTGCGCGTTGGCCGCCTCAGGCCGGTTGAGGGTGAGCGTCGCGATGCCGTCGGCAACGTCGTACAGGACCAGGTCGTCGCTCACGGTGGGTCTCCTCTGGATCAGATGGGTACGGCGGGAAATCTAGTAGGGGCGGGGCAGCCCGAGGACGTGCTGGGCGATGATGTTGCGCTGGATCTCGCTCGTGCCGGCGTAGATCGTCGTGCCCTTGGCGTTGCGTACGGCGTACTCGATCTCCCCGCCCTGCAACGTCGTCGGATCACCCCACGCCCGCAGGCCGTTGGGACCGACGAGCTCCAACGTGCGATCGGCCTGTGCTTCGAGGCGCTCGGTGCTGAACAGCTTCGCCATCGATCCGCGGCCGTGCGAGCTGAAGTCGTTCAGGCCGGCGGTCACCGCCCGGCGCTGAAGGAGCAGCGACACCTCGATCTCGGTGTGGGAGCGGCCGATCTGCTCGCGCACCGCGGGGTCGTCGACACGCGGCCGGCCGTCGTCGTCCTCGGCGTCGCGTGCCCAGGCCTCGAAGGCCTCCACCAACCGGATCTGCTCGCCGACGAAGGCCGCGGAGTGCTCGTGCATGAACGCGGCGGCCATGACGTTCCAGCCACCGTCGACGTCGCCGATCCGCCAAGCGTCCTCGACGTACACGTCCTTGTAGAACGTGATGTTGGTGCGCTCGCCGGACATGGTGCGGACTTCCTGCACCTCGACGCCGTCCTGCGCGAGCGGGACCAGAAACGTCGTCAGCCCGCGGTGCTTCGGCGCCTCGGGGTTCGTGCGGGCCAGCATGAAGACGTAGTCCGCGATGTGCGCGTTGGTCGTGAACATCTTCGAACCGTTGATTCGCCATCCGTCACCGGAGCGCTCGGCGCGGGTCTTGGCGGCGGCCGCGTCGGACCCGTTCTCGGGCTCGGTGAACCCGAGCGCGATCACGATCTCGCCCCGCAGCGCGCGCGGCACGATGATGTCGCGCTGTTCCTGCGTGCCCATCAGCGCGATCACGTGGGCGACCGTCATCGTGGTGCCGATGGCGTACCAGGGAGCGTTACGGCGTTGCAGCTCCTCGCGGTAGCCGACGAGGTCGCGCGAGTCGCGCCCGCCCCCACCAAGCTCCGGCGCCCAGTCGAGGGCCAGCAGGCCCTCCTCGGCCAGCGCCTTCGCGAACTCGGCGTCGTGATTGGTGCCCGTCACGTAGCAGCGCTCGAGCACCTCACGGGTGAGGTTCTTGTCGAGGAACGCGGCGGTCCGAGCTCGCAGCTCGTCGCTGTTCTGGCCCAGTCGGAAGTCCATCAGCCCGCCGCCAGCTGGAGGTCGCCGACCCGCCGGAAGCTCGCCTGCGGGCTTTCCAGGACCGCCGCCCAACTCCGCGCGCGACGGTAGTAGAGCTGGATCGGGTATTCGAGCATGAAGCCGTATCCGCCGTGGAAGTGCAGCGCGTAGTAGCTCGTGTCCCGCGCGGTCTCGGCGGCGAACCCGAGCGCCATGGCGGCAAGCTTGGGGAACCGCTGCGGCTCCTCGACCTGCGCCCACGCGGCCTGGTGGACCAGCAGCTCGCTGCCGTCGACCTCGCTGGCTCGGTCGGCGAGCGGGTGTGCGACGCCCTGGAACGAGCCGAGCGTGCGGTCGAACGCCTTGCGCTCGAGCACGTAGCCGACGCCGATCTCGAGCGCACGTGCTGCCAGCCCGGTCAGCGCGGCGGCGGTGAGTACCCGCCACTCGTCCAGCGCGACCTGGTACGCCGCGACGGCTGCGTCCCCGGAGGCGATGACGCGATCGGCGGCGGCGAGTGTCACGTCGGCGACCGGTTGGCAACCGAGAGTGGCGACCGCGCTGGCACGTCCCTCGGTCGGGACGAGGATCAGGTCGTCGCCGCGGCGGACCACGACCGCATCCGCGACGGCGCCGGCGGGCACCAGCTCCGCGCGGTCGTGTCGCGGCGCTCGTACCGCGAGACTGATCAGCCGGCCACTGTGCACCGCCTCGACGAGGTCAGCCGCTGCGTCGCCGAGACGGGCGAGCAATCGAGCGGTGACCTGCGCCTCGACGAGGGGGGCGGGGGCGACGTAGCGACCGTGCTGCTCGGCGACCAGCGCCAGGTCGAGCAGGGTCGCGCCGCCACCGCCGGCGGACTCGGGCAACGCCATCTCCACCGCACCGGTGTCGAGCAACCGTTGCCACAACTGTGGCGAATGACCCAGCGGCTCCGCCGCCCGGACCACCTCCGTCGGTGAGGCGTCGGCGTACAACGCCGCGAAGGCCTCGACGAGGTGCCGCTGCTCGCTGGTCGGGTTGACGTCCATCGCTACTCCGCGTCCCGTCGAGGCAGCGGGCCGCGCAAGTCGAGCTGACCGTCGCGCAGCTCGAGGACGACAAACGTCGTCGTCGCAGTAGCGCACCACTTGTCGTCCCGCCCGCCGTCGTACACCTCCACGCGTACGACGCACATCCGCTTGCCCTGCCGCAACACGGTGGCCTCGGCGCGTGCCGGCCCCACCGTCACGGCAGACATGAAGTGCAGGTTCATGTCGGAGGTCGCCGCACTGTAGCCGGGTGGCAGCGACGCGATGGCGGCACGGCCGGCGACGATGTCGACCAGCGTCGCGAGCAGACCACCTTGCAGCCCGCCGCGGCTGTTCGCCAGCTGTGGGCGCAGCGGGAGCTCCATCGCCAGGTCGCAGCCGTCTGCCGCCACGTCGTACATTCCGAGCTGGCCGAGGATGTGCTGCCGCGATCCCTCGCGGATCGGCTTGCTGCCGTTCTCCACTTCGAGCCAGAGCTCGCCGACCTCCGCCGGATCGACGCTGGGCTGCGTCATTCCGCCAGGCTCAACGCCTGTCTGCGTCATTCCGCCAGGCTCAACGCCTGTCGAGGACACCGGATCACCGCCTGCTCCATCGCGGGCCGGTCGGCCTCGGACACCTCGTAGCTGTGGATCGTCAGGTAGTCGTCGTCGTCGAGCTCGAAGCGCGCCGGGTCGATGGTGGTACAGACGCCGTGCGCCTCGCACAGCGTCGCGTCGTGAACGATCCTTGTCACCCTTGCTCCAGTTGTCGTTTCAGCGGCTGCGGCGCGAAGGCTTCTTCGACGTCGGTCCGCCGACCAGGCCGCCCAGACAGAACTGCCAGAGCTGCTCGGTGTCGATGGGGTCGCCGGTCGGCTCGGCGCCGAGGGCATGCATGTGAGCCGCGCCGACGATCGTCTGCATCATGATCGTGGCGAGGGTGTCGGCGTCGATGTCGGTACGGAAGACCCCCTCGTCGACACCGCGCTTGACCGAGTCGAGGATCAGCTCGCGCAGCGGGGCGAGGACCCGGGCGTACTCCGCCGGGCGGGACTCCGCCAGTTGCAGGTGAAACACCGACAGCGCGCGGTTGATGCCACCGCCGGCCGGGTTCGCGGCCCGCGCGTGCACCTGGTCGACGACGAAGTGCAGACCGTCGAGTACGTCAGGCGCTGACGCGATGCCCGTGCGCCACTCGGCCGCTGAGGTGGCGATGACCTCTTCGAAGAGTGCGAGCAGGAGCTCTTCCTTGCCCGAGAAGTGCT is a window of Mycobacteriales bacterium DNA encoding:
- a CDS encoding enoyl-CoA hydratase; the encoded protein is MSDDLVLYDVADGIATLTLNRPEAANAQNPDLLHRLDACWTMAENDDDVKVIILNANGKHFSSGHDMRGGDSEAARKWTVQDIYKIETRQYVGYSLHWRNVPKPSIAAVQGVCIAGGLLLAWPCDLIVAADNAKFSDPVVAMGIGGVEYHGHTWELGARLAKEILFTGRAINAEEAKAVGMVNRVVPLDDLQTATRELALEIASKHPWALRMAKRAVNQTLDIQGFTNAVQAVFDVHTLGHGHAMTECGYPVLVDLEAMKKEIAGKK
- a CDS encoding acyl-CoA dehydrogenase family protein, translating into MDFRLGQNSDELRARTAAFLDKNLTREVLERCYVTGTNHDAEFAKALAEEGLLALDWAPELGGGGRDSRDLVGYREELQRRNAPWYAIGTTMTVAHVIALMGTQEQRDIIVPRALRGEIVIALGFTEPENGSDAAAAKTRAERSGDGWRINGSKMFTTNAHIADYVFMLARTNPEAPKHRGLTTFLVPLAQDGVEVQEVRTMSGERTNITFYKDVYVEDAWRIGDVDGGWNVMAAAFMHEHSAAFVGEQIRLVEAFEAWARDAEDDDGRPRVDDPAVREQIGRSHTEIEVSLLLQRRAVTAGLNDFSSHGRGSMAKLFSTERLEAQADRTLELVGPNGLRAWGDPTTLQGGEIEYAVRNAKGTTIYAGTSEIQRNIIAQHVLGLPRPY
- a CDS encoding acyl-CoA dehydrogenase, whose translation is MDVNPTSEQRHLVEAFAALYADASPTEVVRAAEPLGHSPQLWQRLLDTGAVEMALPESAGGGGATLLDLALVAEQHGRYVAPAPLVEAQVTARLLARLGDAAADLVEAVHSGRLISLAVRAPRHDRAELVPAGAVADAVVVRRGDDLILVPTEGRASAVATLGCQPVADVTLAAADRVIASGDAAVAAYQVALDEWRVLTAAALTGLAARALEIGVGYVLERKAFDRTLGSFQGVAHPLADRASEVDGSELLVHQAAWAQVEEPQRFPKLAAMALGFAAETARDTSYYALHFHGGYGFMLEYPIQLYYRRARSWAAVLESPQASFRRVGDLQLAAG
- a CDS encoding PaaI family thioesterase codes for the protein MTQPSVDPAEVGELWLEVENGSKPIREGSRQHILGQLGMYDVAADGCDLAMELPLRPQLANSRGGLQGGLLATLVDIVAGRAAIASLPPGYSAATSDMNLHFMSAVTVGPARAEATVLRQGKRMCVVRVEVYDGGRDDKWCATATTTFVVLELRDGQLDLRGPLPRRDAE
- a CDS encoding ferredoxin — its product is MTRIVHDATLCEAHGVCTTIDPARFELDDDDYLTIHSYEVSEADRPAMEQAVIRCPRQALSLAE
- a CDS encoding TetR/AcrR family transcriptional regulator; the encoded protein is MEGAVPESAVAPDAPDVSWRERAIERSLRNARAKAVSRSDRFIHAAIEILTETGRTDFTVQELIERSKTSLRSFYQHFSGKEELLLALFEEVIATSAAEWRTGIASAPDVLDGLHFVVDQVHARAANPAGGGINRALSVFHLQLAESRPAEYARVLAPLRELILDSVKRGVDEGVFRTDIDADTLATIMMQTIVGAAHMHALGAEPTGDPIDTEQLWQFCLGGLVGGPTSKKPSRRSR